The Novosphingobium resinovorum nucleotide sequence GATCAGGATGTCTGGCCGCTTGCCCTCGATCAGTTCGTAGATCGCCAGAAGCGCGCAGTCGGTCGGCGTGCCCTTCACCGCGAAGTGTCGCTCGTCGCGCTGCTTCACGCGAATCGGCAGCGTGGTCGAGAACGAGTGCCCCGCGCCCGAACGCTCGTCGTCCGGCGCCACGACCCATACGTCGTCGGTGAACCGGCGCACGATCTTTTCCAGCAGCACAAGGCCGGGCGCGTCGATGCCGTCGTCGTTGACGAGCAATACGCGCGGTGGGGTTCCAGTCATCCATATCCTCCCGATTATTCCCGAGCGAGGGCTACGACAGCCTGCGTGCGCGGTCAAGATCGTCCGACGATTTCATCCAATCATGTTGACAGGGTGATCGGCATGCGGCATCCCTGTGCGCAACAAAGAGGATTGGGAGGGACCGTGGGCTCCGTTAAATTGCCTATCGACGACGTGCTGCACGCAGGTCCGCCGGCGACGCCGCTGGTGGAAGCCGTGCTGGACCTTGTGCGCGAACGCATCCGCGCGCGTTTCGGCGAATCGGGACTGGACTGGGACGCCTTCGCGCTGACCGCCGCCGACGATCTCGTCACGCGTGAGGACATCGAGTCCGTCGAGGCCCGCATCCTCGCCAGCGGCCATCGCTTCGACTGGTCCGCGCGCGTCTCCGTCACCGAGCGGCCCGAAGCGCACAAGCCCGATGGCACCGCTTCGGAAGCCAGTACCGGTTTCACGCATCCCGAGGCGCCCAGCGGCGACGCGGACGGTGATGGCAAGGCCCTGCGCGGCCTTGGCGACAACGTCGTGCGTTATCCCACCGACATCGTCGGCCAGGCGCTTTACGTGCGTTCGAACGAGCGGGTCATGGAACTGCTGTCGAGCGGCGTCCCCACCGGTGCCATCGCCATCATCGACGATTCGGGCGGCACCCTGACCGCGCCGATCATCGACCAGTTCGCGGGCGTGGTCTGCGCCGGGGGCTCGGTCCGCTCGCACCTTGGCATCCTGACGCGCGAGTACAACATCCCCTGCCTGATGAACGCCAAGGTGGCCGGTATCCGCGAAGGCGATCGCATCTCGGTGGAAGTCTCCGCCCCGGCTAAGACGACGGAGGACTATCAAAAGGGCGTCGAGCGCGTCGCGCGGGTCTGGGTGATCGGGGAGGCGGCGTGATGGCGACGACCATGACCGAGCGCGATCTGGTGCTCCATGCGACGGCGATCAAGCGCCATGCGCCGCTGCCCGCCATCGCGCACCTTGCGGGGCTTCCCGAAGCGACGGCACAGGCGGTGATCGCCCAGGCCGTCGCCACCGGCCGCGTGATCGAGGCGCGCGGCGCCTATGCGCTGACGCCGCTTGCCGGCGTGGCGCTCACCGCCCGCTATGCGCGCCACTTCGCGGATGTGCGCGAGGACGCGGCGTTCGTGAGCGCCTACGAGGGTTTCGAGCGGATCAACCGCACGCTCAAGCAGATCATCACCGACTGGCAGACGCTCGACATCGGCGGTGCCAAAGTGGCCAACGACCACAGCGACAAGGCCCACGACGACGCGGTGATAGACCGCCTCGGCGCCCTGCACGAACAGGCCGAGCCGATCCTCGCCAAGCTGGCGGGCCGCCTGCCGCGCCTGCAATACTACGCCGACAAGCTGCTCGCCGCGCTGGAAGCGGCCGAGGACGGCGACCCCGAATGGGTCAGTGATATCCGGCGCGACAGCTACCATACCGTCTGGTTCGAACTGCACGAGGAACTGCTGCGGACCATGGGTCGCGAGCGGGAGGAATGACGATGGCCGACTGGACTCTCCTGCTCGACGGGGCCGATCTGCCCGACCGCGCGCTGATCGGCGGCAAGGCATGGTCGGTGGCGCGCATGGCCGCGCTCGGCCTCGACGTGCCGCCCGCCTTCGTCATCACCACCCGGGCGTGCCTCGCCTATCTGGAGCGCGGCGAAATGCCCGAGGGGCTTGAGGCCGAGATCGCCGCCGGGCTCGACTGGCTGCAACGTCGTACCGGCCGCAG carries:
- a CDS encoding PEP-utilizing enzyme — encoded protein: MGSVKLPIDDVLHAGPPATPLVEAVLDLVRERIRARFGESGLDWDAFALTAADDLVTREDIESVEARILASGHRFDWSARVSVTERPEAHKPDGTASEASTGFTHPEAPSGDADGDGKALRGLGDNVVRYPTDIVGQALYVRSNERVMELLSSGVPTGAIAIIDDSGGTLTAPIIDQFAGVVCAGGSVRSHLGILTREYNIPCLMNAKVAGIREGDRISVEVSAPAKTTEDYQKGVERVARVWVIGEAA